Proteins encoded in a region of the Homo sapiens chromosome 12 genomic scaffold, GRCh38.p14 alternate locus group ALT_REF_LOCI_2 HSCHR12_3_CTG2 genome:
- the TAS2R7 gene encoding taste receptor type 2 member 7, which produces MADKVQTTLLFLAVGEFSVGILGNAFIGLVNCMDWVKKRKIASIDLILTSLAISRICLLCVILLDCFILVLYPDVYATGKEMRIIDFFWTLTNHLSIWFATCLSIYYFFKIGNFFHPLFLWMKWRIDRVISWILLGCVVLSVFISLPATENLNADFRFCVKAKRKTNLTWSCRVNKTQHASTKLFLNLATLLPFCVCLMSFFLLILSLRRHIRRMQLSATGCRDPSTEAHVRALKAVISFLLLFIAYYLSFLIATSSYFMPETELAVIFGESIALIYPSSHSFILILGNNKLRHASLKVIWKVMSILKGRKFQQHKQI; this is translated from the coding sequence ATGGCAGATAAAGTGCAGACTACTTTATTGTTCTTAGCAGTTGGAGAGTTTTCAGTGGGGATCTTAGGGAATGCATTCATTGGATTGGTAAACTGCATGGACTGGGTCAAGAAGAGGAAAATTGCCTCCattgatttaatcctcacaagtcTGGCCATATCCAGAATTTGTCTATTGTGCGTAATACTATTAGATTGTTTTATATTGGTGCTATATCCAGATGTCTATGCCACTGGTAAAGAAATGAGAATCATTGACTTCTTCTGGACACTAACCAATCATTTAAGTATCTGGTTTGCAACCTGCCTCAGCATTTACTATTTCTTCAAGATAGGTAATTTCTTTCACCCACTTTTCCTCTGGATGAAGTGGAGAATTGACAGGGTGATTTCCTGGATTCTACTGGGGTGCGTGGTTCTCTCTGTGTTTATTAGCCTTCCAGCCACTGAGAATTTGAACGCTGATTTCAGGTTTTGTgtgaaggcaaagaggaaaacaaacttAACTTGGAGTTGCAGAGTAAATAAAACTCAACATGCTTCTACCAAGTTATTTCTCAACCTGGCAACGCTGCTCCCCTTTTGTGTGTGCCTAATGTCCTTTTTCCTCTTGATCCTCTCCCTGCGGAGACATATCAGGCGAATGCAGCTCAGTGCCACAGGGTGCAGAGACCCCAGCACAGAAGCCCATGTGAGAGCCCTGAAAGctgtcatttccttccttctcctctttattGCCTACTATTTGTCCTTTCTCATTGCCACCTCCAGCTACTTTATGCCAGAGACGGAATTAGCTGTGATTTTTGGTGAGTCCATAGCTCTAATCTACCCCTCAAGTCATTCATTTATCCTAATACTGGGGAACAATAAATTAAGACATGCATCTCTAAAGGTGATTTGGAAAGTAATGTCtattctaaaaggaagaaaattccaaCAACATAAACAAATCTGA